GTTGGTTAGTTGATCAGTAGGGAAGGTGCCAAgcttgataacctgagtttgagccctggaacccacatgatggaaggaaagaactgactcctgcaggttgtcttctgacttctacacgtGTGCTGTGGCAACTGCTTCCAACCCCACcaaaattaataagtaaaatgtaaaaataaaaagtctatgAAATAGCCCAGGGAACACAGACAATGGAGGACTAAGGATGGATTCCATGGAGCATGAATGCCAATGTGGTGAACAGAAAAAGGACTCACAGAGGAGGGACATGAAGGAAAGAGCAAGCACAGACTAGGTCAAGACTTTAGGTGAGAAACATTTCACACAAGAGCTGCACAGGGTTAGGGCTGCTGATAGGAAACAGCGAATGTGTCCTGTGGACATAGCACTGTAGCTAGCCAGGGAAGCTCATGGAACACAGAAACCAGAGGAGCAGACATTGGCTCCTATCACACAAGTGTTGAAGGTTAATCCCAGCATGGCTGCACATTTAGGTTGTAACTCTAATATGTCTGAGAGCATTAGGGTCAAGGTAAGTTTTCAGTTGCTGGGAGAGCTGGGCCATATTCCCCTACCTTGGTGGAGGCACAGACACTGCTTCCTTCCTATTTTCTTCCAGCAACTTTGTATATGATGATGGGAACCAACCCCTCCTAAAGgtgaagataaagaaaaagaccCATCTGTGATACCTGAGGCAGGCTCATAAGTAGTACTTACACCTGGGGACATCCTGACGACAGCTTGGGTAGGGTAGCCTCACAAATGGGCTGAATGAAATGGAAGCTTTtataggtctctctctctctctctctctctctctctctctctctctctctctctctctccctccctccctctccctctccctccctctccctctctctcccccccctctctctcttacacacacacacacactaataactTGATCTGTGGAAtccacatgctggaaggagagaacagattcctggaAATTGTTGTCCTACCTCCatattgtatatatacacatgcatgtacacacaaaataaatataaagactGTCTTTTGTCAGCAGTGACACAATATGGTCTGATAATCTACTCTTGCATCAAGTTCACCTACATTTACACAAAATAGCTTGTGATGTAATAACAGCAGCTGCCCAAACTATAAAGAAGAATAAAGGGTTCTTACACCCATAGACAACTTGCAGTTTACAGGAAAGACAGCAGCTCTCTGAGGTGAGGGCTATTTGAACCTGGTGCAGATAGGTTTGTGCCAACTCACGCTTTGGTGGTGTCATGCTCTCCATAGAGCCAGCCGTCCTTCTCCTCGGGGATGAGCAGTGTGATGATGTCCCCCTGGGCAAAGCTAAGTAAGGTCTTGTTGTTGCCAGCAGTGTGAGGGAAGATGGTCTTCACTTTTTGCTTCTTCATCATGTTCAGTCCAGTTGCAACAGAAACTGATCTTTGTAAGCTGGGATCTTCTGAAGTGTCTGTTGAAGTGAACATGGGAATGATGATAATTCAAAGAATGCTTGGCAGGCAAGTTAGAGTGAGTAACCCCAGAAAACCATTTGTTCTGTATGTGCCCACATGGAGGAGGAAACAGGTATGCCTCAGCCTGGAGGCCTTTGCAGAAGGCAGAGGAGCCCTATAGCCAAGAGCACTTAAGACGAGAAGCCCAGAACAATGTTCCAGCTTCACCTGCACCATGGCAGCTAGGCCAACACTTTTCACTGGTGAAGTGCCCACACTTTACTGCTCTTTCAGTTTGGAACACAGAGGCAACTGTGGCAACAGCTGAGACCCGCTGCCTTTCTCTTGTGCTACAAGAAAAAGCAGTGTGTTGGAAATGCTGGCATTCTTTCTGGCTTCTCACCTGAGCATGTCCATGTGAGTTCCCAAGTTCCCTTTGGTTGAGAATTTGTCAAGAATCTCAGTGCTACATTGATGGACAAGGGAACTGAGCCCAAAAGAGTTCCAAGACTGGTCCAGATCACAACTGGCAAATGGCAGTTAATGGCTACTAGGGGCAGCTGAGTCCATAGACACCTACACTAGGGCACTATGCTACTACTGTATCTCAACTTAAACACAGGCTGATATGTGCCACTCCCCAAAACGCAAAACTGGGGATTTAAGATACCTGCTTTATTATTGCATCTTTGTAACAATACAAATTTTGCTGTTCCTTAATGTGTCTCTAATTACCTCAGCACTAAATCTTCCAGGGATTTTCACTTGGCTTTTACCTAAAAGAACCAGTTATTTGAATGAATTACATACTTTAACTTTCTTCAAAAGCAATTAACTACAAGCTATTATTTTCTCTTGCTGAGCAATCCTAGTTGTTTTTAGAGAAATCTCATCTCAATCTCTCATCTTCCCCAACAGCTGAATACTACAGTCTGTGGGTTCTCTCCAGGGCACAACTTAACTGTCATCAGATTTGTACTGAGGGAGCTATCAGATATGGAACATTGTGTGAAGCTAAATTATTATAGTCtatcctgtttatttttaaatacaatacctctcaggctggagagatgggttggTTGTTGGTAAGAACAAGTATCATTCTTGCAGAGAATCTGAATTAAGTCCCTAGCACCCATGGCAAGCAGTTCAAAActgcctctaattccagttccaagggatcctgtccctcttctggcctccataagcactgtactcatgtgcatagacccacacacagacacacatgatttaaaaaatacatctcaACAGTatatttactctgtagaccagtagATAGAATTAGTGCTATAGAAACATGTCTCTTATCAAATGTCTTATGGTCTAGACTAGACCTTATTTAGTCCATTTTCCTCACTATTCCCCTCCCCACCAAATCCTGGGAGTGGAACCTAGGACTTCACACGTGTTAGAAAAATGTCCTACTATGGAGCTCTACTCTCAGCTCCAGCCTTATTTCTTTGAGGTATAAGTTAATCAGAGCCAGGGCTGTCTGTATCCACTAtacttgtgtgtctgtctttccctcacagtacatttatcaaaaaaaaaatgtatttgacaatttttttttttaaatgtaaaaagggagctagagagatggcttagaggttaaatGTACTTCCTGTTCTGGCAGGGGACCTGGATTTAGTTCTCAGCATCTGTATAGaatggctcacaatcacctatagtgccatttctaggggatctaacagcctctcctggcctccaagaGTAttagcacacatgtggcatacattcatatcacacacacataaataagaacaaatatttaaaaattaaatagaacaaTTTAATAAGCTTCCataaaagaaatcaaactgaATCTCTTACCTGCTGAGTTGTTTATCTTTTCTAAACTCTGTGCAGCTGTTGCTGGATTATTGAACATATCAATCAAAGGGCTGGTATAGGCTTTGACTGAAGGAGCTGGGGGCATCTTTGGTGGGTATTTAGAAAGGGTGTCATAATCTTTCCCAATCTGtagaaacaaatcttttttagCCTAATATTAGAACAATACAGTGAGGGAATAATACAGATTTCTAggattgcttttttcttcttcttcttccctaggcagggtttctctgtgtaacagctctgtctgtcctgaaagtagctctgtagaccaggctggccttgaactcacagagatcctcctgcctctgcctcctgagtgctgggattacaggcgtgtgccaccactactacCCAGTCTAGGATTGCTTTTTATCATATGGCAGAAACCCCACTTTCTTAGTTGTGAATTATTTCgaaagtattaattttaaaaaaatcatttatttagagaaagagtcttactatgtagtcctggctagcctgaactCTCTGTGTAAACCAGACAgtactcaaactcacagagagttacttgtctctgcctcccaagtgctggaattacaggtgtgaaccacatCTAGAAAGGCTACCTTATAAGTGTTACTTGGCTACAGGAGCCTACATTTGAAACAATTTTTTGAAAGGATTCTGAATGTGTTGAATTAACTTGTTAATTTATGGCCAATCTTGTTATCATAAATGCCCTTACCCAGATTCCCAGATAAGGCCTGCATTATTTTGAAGCAATTCTCAGAcataacatttcttttcttcttcttttggataaaggtctcactatgtagtctaggctggcctcaaactatgaTTCTTCTGCTGCAGTCTTCAGGTGCTAAATGGCActagggtgttttttgtttgtttgtttgtttttctgggggggttcgagacagggtttctctgaggctttgaaGACTGTACTGGAACtggcacttgtagaccaggctagtcttgaacagagatccgcctgcctctgcctcctgagtgctgggattaaaggcatgaggcaccaccgcctggcatggCATTAGGGTTTTTAAGTCTGCTCTCTCAGACATTCACTGGTAATAAACTTAAAATGTTGGAATACAGTAGAAATAATATTGTTAAAACATGACAGTGATACGCAGAGTATAAGACATTTGCACAGTCAATTCTAGTTCTAAATGAAGAGGTGGAAAGGTGAGGAAACAGTGCAGGAATAGGAAAGGTTGGCTCATGGTTTCTATCACCAGAGTCAGTCCTGGTTCTCTAAGTCAGGATGAACTAGCTCATTCTAGTAAACATACAAAAAGGGGACTGATTCCTACCATCTTGCTTCTCTCGATCATGGGTGAAGGCTGTGGCGTCCCAGACACTGGTGTGGAGATGGGCGTTTTTATCTCTTCTATCATGTTCATGATTTTCTCTGGTACTTTTGTGGCATCACAACAGGTTTCCTGCCACCGGGGCAGCTTGGAATTAAGTAATTCTGCAGACTATaaatccagaagaaaaaaaaaattaaagacaaaggTACACTGTTTGAAGAGCTGATAAAAGCTGCCTCCAATAGCACCTCTACTGATTTATTAAGATTTGCAACCAGGAGTGGGGGGCTCAAGCAATTTAAGCAACTGTGTGTGTCTTGACTGCTGAGAAGGCAGGCTCAGGACCTAATGGAACTGCTTTCTCAGCATGAATACAGAGAACTAGGACCATAAATGATTAAGAATCCTGCCGGGACTGGGAGTAGCTCAGAGGCAGAATACATGCTTAGTATGCATGAGATGTGTGTTTGCTCATgtacatctcaaaaacaaaacaataaagccaTTCAAAAGCTAAAAGGGAGGAGCTGAGCAACCAATATGAGAGTCTGTCATTTTCCAGCTGGCCCTGGAAAGGACAATCATCATCTCCCCACCAGTCCTTCTCAAATCAACACCTCTATTGAGTAAAAGGTGCAGGAGTGAAAGTGTTAGGCAAATGAACCAGACTCTGTTCCAGGAAGTTCACTTGTGGAAAGAGCCTATAGGTGGAGAGGTAggaggtgggtgggagcaggtgGGGATGTGTATGAGCCTAGGGATGTTCCTGTCATAGTCTAATGGTCTCTGCATAGTAGTTGGGTGGCAGCAGAAAGACATACAGATGGACAGAGCTGAGATGCTGCAACTCTGGAGGTGAAGCTGAGGGGTCATTCCTGCTCCTATGAGCCTGGCTCTGCTCCTGCAGTGGGACTCTCAGAGGCTTCCAAAACTTTTCAGTGAACTCCCTTTCCGGGGCAGCACTCTGATTGGAAAATGAAGTAGGGTTCTGTCCCTGAAGCTATTTGCATGGCAACCACACTTCTTTTTTCAAACTCATACCAACCCCTTACAACCCTGACGAACTGGGGAGTACCATAATGAAGACCACTTGCACTGGCTAGGGAAGGACTAGGAGTTTGTAACTATAACAAGGGGGATCACAAAGCAGTTTTTAAATAGCTGAAGAAACTTTGATACAAAAAGAAGCAGGATTGGTCTATGCTGTTCTTCATAATACTACTAGGACCCAAGGTTAAGTCTAAGAAAGACCTTGTCCATAACTAGAGCTTTCTGCAAACAGCCCAGGTTACCTCCTGACATAGTGGGGGGGCATTGCCATAGGAAGGAAACTCAGGGTTGCTTCCATCCCTTTGCAGCTGTGACCCAGTCATTCTGTCACAGCAGGAGGCCCTCATCATGGAAGCAGCTACACTAGGGCAGACACACCAGGGAcagcaaattttttttttattataaccaTTTAGATCCTAAGTATTTGGATTAGGAAGTTGCGTATGCTTTATAGAATATatgacatgtgcacacataggGCAGGGCTTTCTCCCCTTGAGAAAGAGGTGACTCATGTTCTAGCTCTTGCAGAACTTCTCATATTTCAGAACTCTCTCTTAAATCACTTGCTTATGAACAACAATGAATGTTTGACCTCAATCATGCTAGCCTGGGATGCTTACAGAGGCCCAagagaattaaaaggaaaaaaaggaggaagggaaatttAACATGCCATGTAATTGTTCCTGGGTTCTAACCTCACAGCTGCATCTGGAGGAAGGAACTAAGTCAGCCACTTAGTTGAGGTAATCATGAGTGAATACTGTGAACAAGAGTGAAAAGTAACAAAACTCAGTGTCTTGATGGGTGTGAATGGGGAGAGGGTCTCTGTAGCCTTGGGCAGTGCTGACAGAGGTCCTATGCAGATCTACGATCATCTAAAACCACCCAGAGACTGGGCCTAGTCAAGACAGTGACACTCAGGATGCACAGGAGCCTACCAAAAGTTGACTTTTTTagatcattccttttttttttcttcttcgagacagggtttctctgtgtagctttggagcctatcctggcactcgctctagagaccaggctggcctcgaactcacagaaatccacctgcctctgcctcccgagtgctgggattaaaggcatgcgccaccaacgcccagctattagaccattcctttttattgtttttttttttttttgagatatagcctaggctggcctcagacttactatgtaactgagaatgaccttgaacttctgatgctcctggCCTCGATTCctggggattacaggcatgcaccactatatcCAGGTTTTATGTtgtgtgctaggaatcaaacccagtgcatgccaggtaagcactctaccaactgagttacaacTGCAGCCCCAAATGTGTCATTGTTTACAagggactttatttatttatttattttatttatttatttatttatttattcaagacacagtttctctgtattgctttagaggctgtcctggaacttgctctgtagaccaggctggcctcgaagtcacagagatctgcctgcctcatcctcctgagtgctgggattaaaggtgtgagccaccaacgtctggctacAAGGGACTTTAAATATGGATAAACTATGAAATTAATGATAAGTGGGTATTTGATTGTTTATTCTATCTGTATTTCTGTAAAGGCCCATTGCCTTCTGAGTATAAGATAAAGCTACTGCCACAATTAGTGCAATCTGCTGCACACTCACCTGAAGGTGATAGTAGTGTATGTGATTGGCAAAGCTACAGTGCTTGTCCACCAGAAAGCAGAAGCGCCTTTTTTCCTCAAGCAGGGCTTCTTTGCAGCCATCTGCAATGAACTTCTGGATTTCACTCTGGCGAGAAGTAACAGTCTCCACATACTATGAAAATAAACAATAGAAGCATGACAGTAGGCATCTGATTGCTGCATGGCATGCCGTTTATCGCCTGCCATCTTTATACCCAGTTTACTTTGATTATGGAGTAAACACTAAATGCAGATAAATACTAGACAAGACACTTGTAACCTGGCCTGACCAGGTATCGTCATCACTAAGACACTGATTCATATGTAGAGAGAGGCTACCAAAGGCTTTACATTCCCCACTAAGCAGCTGGCATCAAACAACTCTGTACTTTAGGAATGACTCTCTTCTACTGAAAAATAATCTGTAACTACAAAGTTACAGGTTTGATCACAGTTCCAGGTACCAACCATAGGACTTAACCAAGACTCATTTTCCCATGATAAAATGAGGACAGTCAGGTCAAGCATGGTGCTGCACACCCTTAATActggcacttgagaggcagaagcaggcagatctctatgagttctaggccagtctaatttacacagagagtttcaggccagccaagccACACAGTGAGAACCCACCTCAAACAAACAGGAGGGATAGTCATGCTAATCACAAAGGTGCCCTTCTTGAGTTAAGGGAAGATGCCAGCAAGTACCATGTGCTATTACCTTAACTTTGGAAAACCCTGAAATACTAAGTCAGATTAcacatgctttgtttttcttttctttacacagggtctcactatgtagcacaggctagcctagaacttgagagctgggatttctggcatgtgccatcacactcagCTTGTAATACTTATATTTCACCTCAGCAGTAGGCAAGAAGGGAGTGATATGGTATAGCTGATTGAAGTAAGCCTCCCCTAAAACTGTACATACATATAATGATTGACAAAGAAAAATATCGCTGAAGAGCTCACCTCAATTTCTTTGTGCTCATATTTGAGTGCATTTCGGCCTCCTTGACTTTTTCTTCTGATCTTCTTCAACTCCGCCTGAGATTTCTCCAAAGAATCTAATTTATTCCTGTGTTCTGCTTGGTATCTTTTTAGAGTGGCCTGTAAGTTAAATGTTGTTTTACTGTGGCACCATACAAGCTGCCATGTAGTCACTTTTGCTCACACTTCCACTGTGTGTAGCTGCCTGGCCTTGACATCCTCACACTCATGTGGCTCCATTGTGGCTGGGGCTTAAGAATGTCAGTCCATACTGTTCTCACATCCACACTCCAGAGGATACCCTCCATTCAGATTGAATTCCTAGGTGTTGTTAGTtcaaatgtttatgtttatgagCAGCTCTCTAAAgataaaaatgtcttttctttttaattcctcttttttcaaaggtttttttAGACGCTGGGTAGTTAGTGCTTTGGTGAATAcacaaacaatatgaaagaactggggatgtaactcagtggtagaggctTACCACTGAGCCTCTTACCACTGAGGTTGGTAGCAtatgtaaggccctgggttccatccccagcatccatcagtctctctctctctctctctctctctctctctctctctctctctctctccctccctcttttctggCTGTTATACAATGAACAAGTGCAACTGCTCTGAGTGTTTGGGGTGCTGTATAGCACAGTGTTTAAGAGACTAGATTACAGTTACAGCTTCTTTTCTCATTACCTGTGTGAGCTCAATACTTAATTTATATAAAACCCTTGTTTATTATCACATCTGTAAAATGATCCTAAGAATACTATATAGGTGTTCTGGTagggataaaaattaaaaaatgagctGGGCATGTTGGTGCTATCACACCTGTAACCTCTGCCAGGTGCTGCTTAGTGAAGGCACCAGCTGtagaaaacagacacagacatcCTGTCACACCAGCATGTTCTCTGAAATCACTGTCCTCTACAAGTACTGATTTCCTGCATTagtttttcctgtgtgtttttgttattgcttttttaaattttattttatgttttggctgtatgtatatctgtgcactatgtgtgtaaagccagaagagagcattggatcccctggaaactggagttacagatgttgtgacctgccatgtggttgctgggaattgaacctaggtcctctggaggagcagccagagcTCATTACTGTTGAGCCACCACTCTAGCCCAGGGTAGTGTCAACATCATCATCCTTCTGTCTCAAGTGTTTGGAATATGGGTATGTACTACCACACTCAGTGTGTCTCTATTTTTTGTAACACACATACCAAGTGGCAGCAAAAATGAGCCCACTTAACCCAAAGGGAATTTGTTAGTTTTATATATTCCAGTTTGTGTCAATACCAAACTCCACTCCCACTTTGAGCAGTAgacaaaactctgtgtgtgtgtgtgtgccgttGGGAGGTGGAAGCATGAGAATAAAGAGCTTGAGGTCATCATCAGCTACCAGTATAAGTCTACTCTGGGCCCCTTGAGACCCTGTGAAGGGCAgtgagggggaggaagagagtggttggagagttggctcagtgcttaagaacattttctgcttttgcagagaaccagaatttggttcccagcatccatgtcagttGGCCTACAACTTTAACTCCAACTCTaacctgtatgtatgtgcacttacacacacacacacactcactttttttttttttttagtttttttcgagacagggtttctctgttagtttggaggctgttctggaactcgctctaggctggcctcgaactcacagagatccgcctgcttctgcctcccgagtgctgggattaaaggcatgcgccaccaacacctggcctttttttttttttttttttaattttttaaagagaatgtaAAAGGTGCAACTTGAAGTCTACCTCAGCAGGTGTGTGTAACCCCATGGCTTGTGCATGCATAGCTACAAACCTTGTAAAGGTCTCTGGAGAGGATGATTTGGAAGGGTAATATGGGGAGACCATACTAAAACGGGCAGCGGGGG
This genomic stretch from Cricetulus griseus strain 17A/GY chromosome 4, alternate assembly CriGri-PICRH-1.0, whole genome shotgun sequence harbors:
- the Baiap2l1 gene encoding brain-specific angiogenesis inhibitor 1-associated protein 2-like protein 1 yields the protein MSRGPEEVNRLTENTYRNVMEQFNPGLRNLINLGKNYEKAVNAMILAGKAYYDGVAKIGEIATGSPVSTELGRVLIEISITHKKLNETLDENFKKFHKEIIHELEKKTELDVKYMNATLKRYQAEHRNKLDSLEKSQAELKKIRRKSQGGRNALKYEHKEIEYVETVTSRQSEIQKFIADGCKEALLEEKRRFCFLVDKHCSFANHIHYYHLQSAELLNSKLPRWQETCCDATKVPEKIMNMIEEIKTPISTPVSGTPQPSPMIERSKMIGKDYDTLSKYPPKMPPAPSVKAYTSPLIDMFNNPATAAQSLEKINNSADTSEDPSLQRSVSVATGLNMMKKQKVKTIFPHTAGNNKTLLSFAQGDIITLLIPEEKDGWLYGEHDTTKARGWFPSSYTKLLEENRKEAVSVPPPSPVPVRSISTVDLTEKSSVIIPPPDYLECLTMGATSDKRADAPKTASTSTFKAPVSRPDATPTSPSNANGTAKPPFLSGENPFATVKLRPTVTNDRSAPIIR